Proteins from a genomic interval of Mycolicibacterium grossiae:
- the mshD gene encoding mycothiol synthase yields the protein MSRAIDWRDALSDAEQRHVRDVVDAATAHDGIAPVGDGVLRELPHARTRHLVATEDDRIVGYLNLAAATDEAPAMAEAVVHPGARRRGIGAELLRTGLAAGGDGARVWAHGNLAPARAVAATLGLVSARELWQMHRSLADLPPVTVAPGVVLRTYAGPADDAELLRVNNAAFSWHPEQGGWTEADVAERRAEPWFDPAGLFLAVDGDRLVGFHWTKIHSRGSGDGDPPPLGEVYVVGVDPAEQGRGLGATLTLVGLHHLRDELGPSGTVMLYVEADNSQAVRTYQRLGFEVFNADVAYTFR from the coding sequence GTGAGCCGAGCCATCGACTGGCGTGACGCGCTGAGCGACGCCGAGCAGCGTCACGTCCGTGACGTCGTCGACGCCGCGACGGCACACGACGGCATCGCCCCGGTCGGCGACGGAGTCCTGCGCGAGCTGCCGCACGCCCGCACCCGCCACCTCGTGGCCACCGAGGACGACCGGATCGTCGGCTACCTCAATCTCGCCGCGGCGACGGACGAGGCGCCCGCGATGGCCGAGGCCGTCGTGCACCCCGGGGCGCGCCGCCGGGGCATCGGCGCGGAACTCCTCCGCACCGGCCTCGCCGCGGGCGGCGACGGCGCCCGGGTGTGGGCGCACGGCAACCTCGCGCCGGCGCGGGCGGTGGCCGCGACGCTGGGTCTGGTCAGCGCGCGCGAACTGTGGCAGATGCACCGGTCGCTCGCCGACCTCCCGCCGGTGACGGTGGCGCCCGGCGTCGTGCTGCGGACCTACGCCGGCCCGGCCGACGACGCCGAGCTGCTGCGGGTGAACAACGCCGCCTTCTCCTGGCATCCGGAGCAGGGCGGCTGGACCGAGGCCGACGTCGCCGAGCGCCGGGCCGAGCCGTGGTTCGACCCGGCCGGTCTGTTCCTGGCCGTCGACGGCGACCGCCTCGTCGGCTTCCACTGGACGAAGATCCACTCGCGCGGGTCGGGCGACGGTGACCCCCCACCCCTCGGCGAGGTCTACGTCGTCGGCGTCGATCCGGCCGAACAGGGCAGGGGCCTGGGCGCCACGTTGACGCTCGTCGGACTGCATCATCTGCGCGACGAACTCGGCCCGTCGGGGACCGTCATGCTTTACGTCGAAGCAGATAACTCGCAGGCCGTCCGGACGTATCAACGGCTCGGTTTCGAGGTGTTCAACGCGGACGTCGCGTACACCTTCCGTTAG
- a CDS encoding winged helix-turn-helix transcriptional regulator, whose amino-acid sequence MDLLLLTVDPQPESVLPSLALLAHNVRSAPTEVSSLLEAGTADVAIVDARTDLAAARGLCRLLGSTGTSVPVVAVVNEGGLVAVNVEWGLDEILLPSTGPAEIDARLRLLVGRRGGSADQESVGKVSLGELVIDEGTYTARLKGKPLDLTYKEFELLKYLAQHAGRVFTRAQLLQEVWGYDFFGGTRTVDVHVRRLRAKLGPEYESLIGTVRNVGYKAVRPARGRPPAPGVELGDDVDDEDYDAVDGLSDPFVDPLRTQ is encoded by the coding sequence TTGGATCTATTGCTACTGACCGTCGACCCGCAACCCGAATCGGTCCTGCCCTCGCTCGCGCTGCTGGCCCACAACGTGCGGTCGGCGCCCACCGAGGTGTCCTCGCTGTTGGAAGCCGGCACCGCCGACGTCGCGATCGTCGACGCCCGCACCGACCTCGCCGCCGCCCGCGGGCTGTGCCGGCTGCTCGGCAGCACCGGGACGTCGGTCCCCGTCGTCGCCGTGGTCAACGAGGGTGGCCTGGTGGCCGTCAACGTCGAATGGGGTCTCGACGAGATCCTGCTGCCCAGCACCGGGCCCGCCGAGATCGACGCGCGGCTGCGCCTGCTCGTCGGCCGCCGCGGCGGCAGCGCCGACCAGGAGAGCGTCGGCAAGGTCAGCCTCGGCGAGCTGGTCATCGACGAGGGCACCTACACCGCCCGGCTGAAGGGCAAGCCGCTCGACCTCACCTACAAGGAGTTCGAGCTGCTGAAGTACCTGGCACAGCACGCCGGGCGGGTGTTCACCCGCGCCCAGCTGCTCCAGGAGGTCTGGGGGTACGACTTCTTCGGTGGCACCCGCACCGTCGACGTGCACGTCCGACGCCTGCGCGCGAAGCTCGGACCGGAGTACGAGTCGCTGATCGGCACCGTCCGCAACGTGGGCTACAAGGCCGTCCGCCCCGCGCGCGGCCGCCCGCCCGCGCCGGGCGTCGAGCTGGGCGACGACGTCGACGACGAGGACTACGACGCCGTCGACGGACTGTCCGACCCGTTCGTCGACCCGCTGCGCACGCAGTGA
- the lmeA gene encoding mannan chain length control protein LmeA, giving the protein MVQNVRVRRLLIVLVATVTSLLVAAVGVDFGGAIYAEYRWSRVLRAANGLTADPWVGILGFPFATQAADRRFREVEVRASGVDHPVVGTTSLEATLHTVSVPESSWLITAGESLGVGKVESRIIVDSTHLGRYMGIDDLLVEAPSRETNDATGGTTESGISDSRGLVFTGTPSASGFDEKVSIAVDLTIVGADRTTVVLTPTGVLTGPNTADQEVPDDVLPAVLAAFTTTLPGMKLPFGIAPTSGGARGSDVIVEGIAEGVSVPVDGFRQS; this is encoded by the coding sequence ATGGTCCAGAATGTCCGGGTGCGCAGGCTGCTGATCGTGCTCGTCGCGACGGTGACGTCGCTGCTGGTGGCAGCCGTCGGCGTCGACTTCGGCGGCGCCATCTACGCCGAATACCGCTGGTCGCGGGTTTTGCGCGCCGCCAACGGGCTGACTGCCGACCCCTGGGTGGGCATCCTCGGCTTCCCCTTCGCCACCCAGGCCGCCGATCGCCGCTTCCGCGAGGTCGAGGTGCGGGCCAGCGGCGTCGACCACCCCGTGGTGGGCACGACGTCGCTGGAGGCGACGCTGCACACCGTCAGCGTGCCGGAGTCCAGCTGGCTGATCACCGCGGGTGAGTCGCTCGGCGTCGGCAAGGTGGAGAGCCGCATCATCGTCGACTCCACCCACCTCGGCCGCTACATGGGCATCGACGACCTGCTGGTCGAGGCGCCGTCGCGGGAGACCAACGACGCCACCGGCGGGACCACCGAATCGGGCATCTCGGACAGCCGCGGGCTGGTCTTCACCGGCACGCCCAGCGCCAGCGGCTTCGACGAGAAGGTGAGCATCGCGGTGGACCTGACGATCGTCGGCGCCGACCGGACCACGGTCGTGCTCACCCCGACCGGGGTGCTCACCGGACCGAACACCGCCGACCAGGAGGTGCCCGACGATGTCCTGCCCGCGGTGCTCGCGGCCTTCACCACCACGCTGCCGGGGATGAAGCTGCCGTTCGGGATCGCACCGACCAGTGGTGGCGCGCGCGGTTCCGACGTCATCGTGGAAGGCATCGCGGAGGGAGTAAGCGTGCCGGTCGACGGGTTCAGACAGTCATGA
- a CDS encoding thioredoxin family protein, with protein MSSSVIVVVAVLVAALGVAYVIGRLITLRAGMIRDAAKAADVDTSGLGLSTTDPTVLHFTATWCGPCAAVRRVVDQVVADLARDGSTVAHVEIDMDENPEAAKRLSVLSLPTTIVFDASGRPQFRINGVPKAADLRSALQPLLA; from the coding sequence ATGAGTTCCTCGGTGATCGTCGTCGTGGCCGTGCTGGTCGCCGCGCTGGGCGTGGCGTACGTGATCGGCCGACTGATCACGCTGCGGGCGGGCATGATCCGCGACGCCGCGAAGGCCGCCGACGTGGACACCTCCGGCCTGGGTCTGTCGACCACCGACCCGACGGTGCTGCACTTCACCGCGACGTGGTGCGGGCCGTGCGCAGCCGTGCGACGGGTGGTCGACCAGGTCGTCGCCGACCTCGCCCGCGACGGCAGCACGGTCGCGCACGTGGAGATCGACATGGACGAGAACCCGGAGGCCGCGAAGCGCCTTTCGGTGCTCTCGTTGCCGACGACCATCGTGTTCGACGCCTCCGGGCGGCCCCAGTTCCGCATCAACGGCGTGCCGAAGGCCGCTGACCTGCGGTCGGCGCTCCAACCGTTATTGGCCTGA
- a CDS encoding Ms5788A family Cys-rich leader peptide, which translates to MSPRLEPLLTKRRAVDLCRVAGCCCCCRSC; encoded by the coding sequence GTGTCACCCCGCCTCGAGCCGTTGCTCACCAAGCGCCGCGCAGTCGACCTGTGCCGCGTCGCGGGTTGTTGCTGTTGTTGTCGTAGCTGCTGA
- a CDS encoding DUF4395 domain-containing protein — protein sequence MSDQNIAQVDVRGPRFTAWVTTVVIVATLALSAVSPVAAAVLLGLQAVVFAVGAVGGPRRHPYGRIFATLIAPRLGPVRATEPVPPLKFAQAVGFAFAVVGTLGFATGLIGLGLGATALALVAAFLNAAFGICLGCQLYPLVARLRRAPAPSS from the coding sequence ATGTCGGACCAGAACATCGCACAGGTCGACGTCCGGGGTCCCCGCTTCACCGCGTGGGTGACCACGGTCGTCATCGTCGCCACCCTGGCCCTGTCCGCCGTCAGCCCCGTCGCGGCCGCGGTCCTGCTGGGGCTGCAGGCCGTGGTCTTCGCCGTCGGCGCCGTCGGCGGGCCGCGCCGGCACCCCTACGGTCGGATCTTCGCCACCCTGATCGCCCCGCGGCTCGGCCCGGTGCGGGCCACCGAGCCGGTGCCGCCGCTGAAGTTCGCGCAGGCGGTCGGGTTCGCCTTCGCCGTCGTCGGCACCCTGGGCTTCGCCACCGGCCTCATCGGCCTCGGCCTCGGCGCCACCGCGCTTGCGCTCGTCGCGGCCTTCCTCAACGCTGCCTTCGGCATCTGCCTGGGCTGCCAGTTGTACCCGCTCGTCGCTCGTCTGCGCCGGGCACCCGCCCCATCGTCGTAA
- a CDS encoding sulfurtransferase has product MARSDVLVSAEWAENNLDAPNTVFVEVDEDTSAYDDGHIAGAVRLDWKTDLQDPVRRDFVDQQQFSKLLSDKGIANDDTVILYGGNNNWFAAYAYWYFKLYGHEDVKLLDGGRKKWELDGRPLVKDAPDRPATSYTAKAPNNDIRAFRDEVIAAINEKNLVDVRSPDEFSGKILAPAHLPQEQSQRPGHIPGAINVPWSKAANEDGTFKSDDDLAKLYADAGLDGEKQTIAYCRIGERSSHTWFVLQELLGHRNVKNYDGSWTEYGSLVGAPIELGN; this is encoded by the coding sequence ATGGCACGTTCCGACGTCCTGGTCTCCGCCGAGTGGGCGGAGAACAACCTCGACGCCCCCAACACGGTGTTCGTCGAGGTCGACGAGGACACCAGCGCCTACGACGACGGCCACATCGCCGGCGCGGTGCGGCTGGACTGGAAGACCGACCTGCAGGATCCCGTGCGCCGTGACTTCGTCGACCAGCAACAGTTCTCCAAGCTGCTCAGCGACAAGGGCATCGCCAACGACGACACCGTGATCCTCTACGGCGGCAACAACAACTGGTTCGCCGCCTACGCCTACTGGTACTTCAAGCTCTACGGCCACGAGGACGTCAAGCTCCTCGACGGCGGCCGCAAGAAGTGGGAACTCGACGGCCGCCCGCTGGTGAAGGACGCGCCGGACCGGCCGGCCACGTCGTACACCGCCAAGGCGCCGAACAACGACATCCGCGCCTTCCGCGACGAGGTCATCGCCGCGATCAACGAGAAGAACCTGGTGGACGTCCGCTCCCCCGACGAGTTCTCCGGCAAGATCCTTGCGCCCGCGCACCTGCCGCAGGAGCAGAGCCAGCGTCCCGGCCACATCCCCGGCGCGATCAACGTCCCGTGGAGCAAGGCGGCCAACGAGGACGGCACGTTCAAGTCCGACGATGACCTGGCCAAGCTGTACGCCGACGCCGGCCTCGACGGCGAGAAGCAGACCATCGCCTACTGCCGCATCGGCGAGCGCTCGTCGCACACCTGGTTCGTGCTGCAGGAGCTGCTCGGCCACAGGAATGTCAAGAACTACGACGGTAGTTGGACGGAATACGGCTCCCTGGTGGGTGCCCCGATCGAGTTGGGAAACTGA
- a CDS encoding DUF1416 domain-containing protein, translating to MCSAPKQGLTLPAGVDLEKETVITGRVVDGSGQTVGGAFVRLLDSSDEFTAEVVASATGDFRFFAAPGTWTLRALSKVGNGDATVAPSGAGIHEVDVKVA from the coding sequence ATGTGCTCTGCCCCCAAGCAAGGACTGACGCTGCCCGCCGGTGTCGACCTAGAGAAGGAAACGGTGATCACCGGCCGCGTCGTCGACGGCTCCGGCCAGACGGTCGGCGGGGCGTTCGTGCGTCTGCTGGACTCGAGCGACGAGTTCACCGCCGAGGTCGTCGCCTCGGCCACCGGTGACTTCCGGTTCTTCGCCGCGCCCGGCACCTGGACCCTGCGCGCCCTGTCGAAGGTCGGCAACGGCGACGCCACCGTCGCCCCGTCCGGCGCCGGCATCCACGAGGTCGACGTCAAGGTCGCCTGA
- a CDS encoding FABP family protein, whose protein sequence is MTSDDPTPVTPGSGDRAVAAAAERAKQTAARNVPAFDDLPVPADTANLREGVEFNDALLALLPLVGVWRGEGSGHDADGDYRFGQQIVVSHDGGEYLNWESRSWRLSDTGEYGGPDLRETGYWRFVHDPADPAESQAIELLLAHSAGYIELFYGTPLNQASWELATDALARSKSGVLVGGAKRLYGIIEGGDLAYVEERVDADGGLVPHLSARLSRYVG, encoded by the coding sequence GTGACTTCCGACGATCCGACCCCCGTGACGCCGGGGTCCGGCGATCGCGCGGTGGCCGCTGCCGCCGAGCGCGCCAAGCAGACCGCGGCCCGCAACGTGCCGGCGTTCGACGACCTCCCGGTGCCCGCCGACACCGCCAACCTGCGCGAGGGCGTCGAGTTCAACGACGCACTGCTGGCGCTGCTTCCCCTGGTCGGCGTGTGGCGCGGTGAGGGGTCCGGCCACGACGCCGACGGCGACTACCGCTTCGGACAGCAGATCGTGGTGTCCCACGACGGCGGCGAGTACCTCAACTGGGAGTCGCGGTCGTGGCGACTGTCCGACACCGGGGAGTACGGCGGCCCGGACCTCCGCGAGACCGGGTACTGGCGCTTCGTGCACGACCCGGCCGACCCCGCCGAGTCGCAGGCGATCGAACTCCTGCTCGCGCACTCCGCCGGCTACATCGAACTGTTCTACGGCACGCCGCTGAACCAGGCGTCCTGGGAATTGGCCACCGACGCGCTGGCCCGCAGCAAGTCCGGCGTCCTCGTCGGCGGCGCCAAGCGGCTGTACGGAATCATCGAGGGCGGCGATCTGGCCTACGTCGAGGAGCGGGTCGACGCCGACGGCGGGCTGGTGCCGCACCTGTCCGCCCGCCTGTCCCGGTACGTCGGCTAG
- a CDS encoding alpha/beta hydrolase family protein, with translation MLSGCTATPPAPAAGDIPAPGTLLASEPLAAALSLPGADRAFRFRYATTDVRGQPAVSTAAVFLPPGTPPPDGWPVLAWAHGTVGLGDDCTPSAHPRGERDAEYLDHWLAQGYAVVASDYTGLGTPGLMSYLSTTATAHAVVDSVRGLHDLARAESVALSPRWVVVGQSQGGAGAVATARYATEFAADSGLDYRGAVATGTPAFLEDLVAGAGPDLALPPGLGPIATAYSAYILAGFRDARPDLDVDATLSPAGRDAVDRAERLCTADLAASLDGVTPDELFRAPLASVPGVRDALTAYLGIPVTGYDRPLFLGVGLRDRDVPPSSSLRLADALRAHEQPVELHVYPDQDHSGTVLASLGDSTPFLRRVLG, from the coding sequence CTGCTCTCGGGATGCACCGCCACCCCTCCGGCACCGGCCGCCGGCGACATCCCCGCTCCCGGCACGCTGCTCGCGTCCGAGCCGCTCGCGGCGGCACTGAGCCTGCCCGGCGCCGACCGGGCGTTCCGCTTCCGCTACGCCACCACCGACGTGCGCGGGCAACCGGCCGTCAGCACCGCCGCGGTGTTCCTGCCGCCGGGCACGCCGCCTCCCGACGGGTGGCCGGTGCTCGCCTGGGCGCACGGCACCGTGGGCCTCGGCGACGACTGCACCCCCTCGGCGCATCCGCGCGGGGAGCGCGACGCCGAGTACCTCGACCACTGGCTCGCGCAGGGGTACGCCGTGGTCGCCAGTGACTACACCGGTCTCGGGACACCGGGCCTGATGAGCTACCTCAGCACCACGGCGACCGCGCACGCCGTCGTCGACTCGGTACGTGGCCTCCACGACCTCGCCCGCGCCGAGTCCGTCGCGCTGTCGCCGCGGTGGGTGGTCGTCGGCCAGTCACAGGGTGGCGCCGGTGCCGTGGCCACCGCGCGGTACGCGACGGAGTTCGCGGCCGACAGCGGGCTGGACTACCGCGGGGCCGTCGCCACCGGCACGCCGGCGTTCCTCGAGGACCTCGTCGCCGGGGCGGGTCCGGACCTCGCGCTGCCGCCGGGCCTCGGTCCGATCGCCACGGCGTACTCGGCCTACATCCTGGCCGGCTTCCGGGACGCACGACCGGACCTCGACGTCGACGCGACGCTGTCCCCGGCGGGTCGGGATGCGGTCGACCGTGCCGAGCGGCTCTGCACCGCGGATCTGGCCGCGAGCCTCGACGGCGTGACGCCCGACGAGTTGTTCCGTGCGCCGTTGGCGTCCGTGCCGGGCGTACGGGACGCGTTGACCGCGTACCTCGGGATCCCCGTCACCGGCTACGACCGGCCACTGTTCCTCGGCGTGGGCCTTCGGGACCGCGACGTGCCGCCGTCGTCGTCGCTGCGGCTCGCCGACGCCCTGCGGGCGCACGAGCAGCCCGTCGAGTTGCACGTCTACCCCGACCAGGACCACAGCGGCACGGTGCTCGCCTCGCTGGGCGACTCGACGCCGTTCCTGCGGCGGGTGCTCGGCTGA
- a CDS encoding aminotransferase class IV, protein MADGPQASVRTVAVSWDGALPKSIGEVDPHRAVLRADEPMAARGAGVFETLLVREGRACLLDAHLARLAASAATVGLPAPRDAEVAVTAALRRWPGGEAMLRVLYGAGRHGPRGFVTVSALPARVGDARRDGVAAVTVDRGVPADPPGPWSVATVKSMSYALCTAAQQHARRAGAQDAVLVSSDGYVLEGARAAVLLVPTPGELLTIGPAAPVLPSITARATLIEAARRGWRLRSGPVRVADLVSAQQVWLLSSVTLAARVHTLDGVTLHAGDAGGDVARLVVEAATA, encoded by the coding sequence ATGGCAGACGGTCCGCAGGCGAGTGTGCGGACGGTGGCCGTCTCCTGGGACGGCGCCCTTCCCAAATCGATCGGGGAGGTGGATCCGCACCGGGCGGTGCTGCGCGCGGACGAGCCGATGGCGGCGCGCGGCGCGGGGGTGTTCGAGACGCTGCTGGTGCGCGAGGGCCGCGCCTGCCTGCTCGACGCGCACCTGGCGCGGCTGGCCGCATCCGCGGCGACCGTCGGGCTGCCCGCACCCCGGGACGCCGAGGTGGCCGTGACCGCGGCGCTGCGCCGGTGGCCGGGCGGCGAGGCCATGCTGCGCGTGCTCTACGGCGCGGGTCGTCACGGACCGCGGGGGTTCGTCACGGTGTCGGCGCTGCCCGCGCGGGTCGGCGACGCGCGCCGGGACGGCGTGGCCGCGGTGACCGTCGACCGCGGCGTGCCGGCCGATCCGCCGGGACCGTGGTCGGTGGCGACGGTGAAGTCGATGTCCTACGCGCTGTGCACCGCGGCACAGCAGCATGCCCGGCGAGCCGGTGCCCAGGACGCCGTGCTGGTGTCCTCGGACGGCTACGTCCTCGAGGGAGCGCGCGCGGCGGTCCTGCTGGTGCCCACACCCGGCGAGCTGCTCACCATCGGGCCGGCCGCGCCGGTCCTGCCCAGCATCACCGCCCGCGCGACGCTCATCGAGGCGGCGCGCCGCGGCTGGCGGCTACGCAGCGGGCCGGTGCGCGTCGCCGATCTCGTGTCCGCGCAGCAGGTTTGGCTGCTGTCGAGCGTCACGCTGGCGGCGCGCGTCCACACGCTCGACGGCGTGACGCTGCATGCGGGGGACGCCGGCGGCGACGTCGCCCGGCTCGTCGTGGAGGCGGCCACCGCGTGA